The following proteins are encoded in a genomic region of Asterias amurensis chromosome 5, ASM3211899v1:
- the LOC139937804 gene encoding ankyrin repeat and SOCS box protein 1-like, with protein sequence MKMVRQKTPRRDTVSNSPLHQSAYIGDYINIQSILAIPENRKNINQLNHLGCSPLRLAATSGEEACVKFLIALGADVNIPDIKGQTPLFVAVKNNHPRCVEALLSKSADPNGSPKCLSTPVYIAAMQGLDECLELLLQAGADVNCSLTKGQWGNNTPLQVSFTYRHQKCFRMLLLGGADPNCRLTDKDLESNPSLLDAAIRWGDIYFVKLLFEFGGKMTNNSRRWKSNSFDQNLRSEENRELDAYITYMKTPRSLETLCRSAIRSSLGVKRLTSLNELPLPATLRKYLQHSAS encoded by the exons ATGAAGATGGTAAGACAAAAAACTCCACGTAGAGACACTGTCTCAAACTCACCTTTGCATCAATCAGCATATATTGGCGACTACATCAATATCCAATCAATTCTTGCCATCCCTGAGAACCGAAAGAACATCAACCAATTAAACCATCTTGGTTGCTCACCGCTCCGACTCGCTGCAACATCAGGCGAGGAAGCCTGCGTCAAATTTCTCATCGCATTAGGAGCAGATGTGAATATCCCCGACATCAAAGGACAAACTCCGCTTTTTGTTGCTGTCAAAAACAACCACCCAAGGTGTGTTGAGGCTCTGCTAAGCAAGAGTGCAGACCCGAATGGCAGTCCAAAGTGTCTGAGCACCCCTGTTTACATCGCCGCTATGCAGGGACTTGACGAGTGCTTAGAGCTACTGCTACAAGCTGGAGCTGACGTTAACTGTTCCTTAACAAAGGGACAGTGGGGAAATAACACTCCTCTTCAGGTGAGCTTCACCTACCGTCACCAGAAATGCTTTCGTATGCTCCTTTTAGGAGGAGCGGATCCAAACTGCCGACTCACCGATAAGGACTTGGAGTCTAACCCATCTCTGTTAGATGCTGCTATTCGCTGGGgtgatatttattttgtgaaGTTGTTGTTTGAGTTTGGAGGGAAGATGACAAACAACAGCAGGAGATGGAAATCCAATTCTTTTGATCAAAATCTGAGGTCAGAGGAGAACCGTGAGCTTGATGCTTATATCACCTACATGAAAA CACCTCGCAGCCTGGAGACCCTCTGTCGTTCAGCGATCCGTAGCAGCCTAGGTGTCAAAAGACTCACTTCACTCAATGAACTACCGCTGCCTGCTACTCTGAGAAAATATCTGCAACACTCGGCATCATGA
- the LOC139937265 gene encoding uncharacterized protein, which yields MSLIEGIGDEVTILVSILIISITLLIAWLSTSVSDRPNQRIPSSTIDATATEELINNTDARIEDAIFDSRWSGGTESVRTGPSAPTNSTVVNSNSTQDDVVASESIDSVSEPVASKDKESSNRTSLDTPQDSTMKETPAANVVRNRFTGQVSELQSNTVQSSSTNPNDQSQDATQTDGEGNQSDVVSDESQNNQGDMGQSEEPIHAEGQDQTAEGSICIRIKYLTDRERVVNAKPTDTLGNFRRQTFSEEIQSGQTVRLIFQGQLLQDDNTSLSDLNVTHNCVVHCHLSRGVAPSTVRQDIQEADIDLGRFMIPLFTSILGFVWYLRWQYRYMFNATSTLSLVGVTTLFVLAVLASWRG from the exons ATGTCTCTTATCGAAGGAATAGGAGATGAGGTGACGATCCTGGTTTCCATTCTCATCATATCAATCACCCTTCTCATAGCCTGGCTGTCAACCTCGGTCTCGGACAGACCCAACCAAAGGATCCCCTCCTCTACCATCGACGCTACTGCAACCGAAGAGTTGATCAACAATACAGATGCCAGAATTGAAGACGCTATCTTTGACAGTCGATGGAGTGGCGGAACGGAGAGTGTCAGAACAGGACCAAGCGCTCCGACAAACTCAACTGTAGTGAATTCTAACTCTACTCAGGATGATGTGGTCGCCTCAGAGAGCATAGATTCAGTTTCAGAACCTGTAGCCAGTAAAGATAAAGAATCTTCAAACAGAACTAGTTTGGACACTCCTCAGGACTCTACGATGAAAGAAACTCCAGCAGCAAATGTAGTTAGGAACAGATTCACAGGACAAGTATCCGAACTTCAAAGTAATACTGTTCAATCCTCCAGTACTAATCCAAATGACCAATCACAAGATGCAACACAAACCGATGGTGAAGGCAACCAATCAGATGTTGTTTCTGATGAGAGCCAAAACAATCAAGGAGATATGGGCCAATCAGAGGAACCAATACATGCCGAAGGACAAGACCAAACTGCAGAGGGCAGTATTTGTATTCGTATCAAGTATTTGACTGATAGGGAGAGAGTTGTCAACGCAAAGCCAACAGATACCCTTGGGAATTTTAGGCG GCAAACATTTTCTGAGGAAATCCAGTCAGGCCAGACCGTTCGTCTCATCTTTCAGGGGCAGCTCCTTCAAGACGATAACACTTCCCTCTCCGACCTCAACGTGACCCATAATTGCGTTGTACACTGCCATCTGTCCCGGGGTGTAGCACCCTCAACGGTGCGTCAAGACATTCAAGAAGCAGATATAGATCTCGGCCGATTCATGATTCCTCTCTTCACAAGCATTCTGGGATTTGTTTGGTATTTACGATGGCAGTATAGGTATATGTTTAATGCAACGTCAACGTTGTCACTAGTTGGTGTGACTACACTGTTTGTGTTAGCCGTGCTTGCAAGCTGGCGAGGCTGA
- the LOC139937278 gene encoding V-type proton ATPase subunit F-like: protein MAHSSKGKLIAVIGDEDTCTGFLLGGIGELNNKRQPNFMVVEKDTSVHDIEESFKSFSTRSDIAIILINQNYAELIRHLLDAHTEPVPAVLEIPSKDSPYDPSKDSILRRAKGMFSAEDFR from the exons ATGGCTCATAGCAGTAAAGGAAAGCTCATTGCTGTTATAGGTGACGAG GATACATGCACAGGATTTTTACTTGGAGGAATTGGTGAATTGAACAACAAGAGACAACCTAACTTTATGGTTGTTGAAAAAG ATACAAGCGTCCATGACATCGAAGAAAGCTTCAAGAGTTTTTCCACCCGATCAGACATTGCGATTATTCTCATTAATCAGAACTATGCAGAGCTTATAAGACATCTTCTAGATGCTCACACGGAACCGGTTCCTGCTGTGTTGGAAATCCCCTCGAAGGACAGCCCCTATGATCCAAGTAAAGACTCCATACTAAGAAGAGCTAAG GGAATGTTCAGTGCAGAGGACTTCAGATGA